A region of Flocculibacter collagenilyticus DNA encodes the following proteins:
- the rpmE gene encoding 50S ribosomal protein L31: MKKDIHPKYEEINASCSCGNKFTTRSTLCKDIHLDVCSACHPFYTGQQKIVDTGGRVDRFNKRFSVLGKK; the protein is encoded by the coding sequence ATGAAAAAAGATATCCATCCTAAGTACGAAGAAATTAACGCATCTTGTTCATGTGGTAACAAGTTCACAACGCGTTCTACGCTTTGTAAAGACATTCACTTAGACGTATGTTCTGCATGTCACCCGTTCTACACAGGTCAGCAAAAGATTGTTGATACTGGTGGTCGTGTCGATCGCTTCAACAAGCGTTTCAGCGTGTTGGGTAAAAAATAA
- a CDS encoding malic enzyme-like NAD(P)-binding protein, whose product MSDFKEQALKYHAEPVPGKISIELTKPAETVTDLALAYSPGVAEPVREIAEDPDNAYKYTAKGNLVAVISNGTAILGLGNLGPLASKPVMEGKALLFKRFAGLDSIDIEVRHRTTEDFINTVANIADTFGGINLEDIRAPECFEIEKELIKRCRVPVFHDDQHGTAIVTAAGLLNALEIKNKKLHDVTIVCMGAGAAAIACMELLITCGAQRERIYMLDRKGVIHTRRDDLNEYKMLFANNTDKRTLEDVLEGADVFVGVSGPDVLPPESLALMAKDPVVFACSNPDPEIKPELAHEARNDLIMATGRSDYPNQVNNVLCFPFIFRGALDVRATSINDEMKVAAVHAIRELAKEPVPEEVLKASQTDSLEFGTDYIIPKPMDPRLLKRVAKAVAVAAVESGVAGIDLPNNYMEQ is encoded by the coding sequence ATGTCAGATTTCAAAGAACAAGCATTAAAATATCACGCAGAGCCTGTACCAGGAAAAATTAGTATTGAATTAACGAAGCCGGCTGAAACGGTAACAGATTTAGCGTTAGCGTATAGTCCTGGCGTTGCTGAACCTGTACGTGAAATTGCTGAAGATCCTGACAACGCCTATAAGTACACTGCCAAAGGTAACCTAGTGGCTGTGATTTCTAATGGTACGGCAATTTTAGGGTTAGGGAATTTGGGGCCGTTAGCTTCTAAACCTGTAATGGAAGGCAAGGCCTTGTTATTTAAACGGTTCGCAGGTTTAGACTCTATCGATATTGAAGTGCGACACCGCACAACAGAAGACTTTATCAACACAGTGGCAAATATTGCTGATACCTTCGGTGGAATTAACTTAGAAGATATTAGAGCGCCTGAATGCTTTGAAATAGAAAAAGAATTGATCAAACGTTGCCGCGTGCCGGTTTTCCATGATGATCAGCACGGTACAGCAATTGTTACTGCGGCTGGGTTACTTAATGCGTTAGAGATTAAGAACAAGAAATTACACGATGTGACGATTGTTTGTATGGGGGCTGGCGCAGCGGCGATTGCATGTATGGAACTACTTATTACTTGTGGTGCACAACGTGAGCGTATTTATATGCTAGATCGTAAGGGTGTGATCCATACTCGCAGAGATGATTTAAATGAATACAAAATGCTTTTTGCTAATAATACAGACAAGCGAACATTAGAAGATGTATTAGAAGGAGCAGATGTGTTTGTTGGTGTTTCAGGCCCTGACGTATTACCGCCAGAGTCGTTAGCGTTGATGGCGAAAGATCCGGTGGTGTTTGCTTGTTCGAATCCAGATCCTGAAATTAAGCCAGAATTAGCACACGAAGCACGTAATGACTTGATTATGGCCACAGGGCGCTCTGACTATCCTAACCAAGTGAATAACGTATTATGTTTCCCGTTCATTTTCCGCGGCGCACTTGATGTAAGAGCTACGAGCATTAATGACGAAATGAAGGTTGCTGCGGTGCATGCGATTCGTGAATTAGCAAAAGAGCCTGTACCTGAAGAGGTATTAAAAGCCAGCCAAACTGATAGTTTAGAATTTGGTACTGATTATATTATTCCAAAACCGATGGACCCGCGTTTATTAAAACGAGTGGCGAAAGCGGTTGCAGTGGCGGCGGTTGAGTCGGGAGTGGCAGGAATAGATCTACCGAACAATTATATGGAGCAATAG
- a CDS encoding lipopolysaccharide biosynthesis protein — MPNVGSQVARGSIWMVGLRFSIKFLGLINTMIIARILLPADFGLIAIAMAFYALVNLINSFGFDMVLIHNQDADKKDYDTAWTMQACFGLLGALGIFFGAEQLATFAEDLRLTAVFQVLAIMFFINNIRNIGVVDFRKQLDFKKEFNFTIAPKLLSTAITIACAFWLQSYWALIIGMFAKTVISVLLSYYMSKFRPHFSLHSWRQTVGFSKWLLLSNVLLFINNKFQDFLIGKVQGPSALGYFNIGNELANLPTTELIAPVNRATYPGYAKTGGDVNALQQLYLDVLSSISILAFPISIGLFCLANFAVPVLLGDKWTPAIIIVEIIALASLPNSLTTNNAYVYTALGKPKITTYLFMVRLAILVPALIYSVEHYGIEGAAYSILAVSLFMYPCSIAAVSKQLQLPFWQIMKVKLSPFLAGLLMFIVLATLEAQLPLSDYHPLIVMPILVAIGGLVYISVLLGMWLLNGKPNNSMEKKCVDVICRKLKLVNS; from the coding sequence ATGCCAAACGTAGGCTCACAAGTCGCCAGAGGCTCAATATGGATGGTTGGCTTAAGGTTTAGTATCAAGTTCTTAGGCCTGATTAATACCATGATCATTGCTCGTATTTTATTACCGGCTGATTTTGGATTAATTGCCATTGCGATGGCATTTTACGCTCTCGTTAATCTTATCAATTCTTTTGGTTTTGATATGGTGCTTATCCATAATCAAGATGCCGATAAAAAAGATTATGACACTGCATGGACCATGCAAGCCTGCTTCGGACTTTTAGGCGCGTTAGGTATATTTTTTGGCGCAGAACAGCTTGCAACCTTTGCTGAAGATCTACGCTTAACCGCCGTCTTCCAGGTGCTCGCAATTATGTTTTTTATTAACAATATTCGCAATATTGGTGTTGTGGATTTTCGCAAGCAACTAGATTTTAAAAAAGAGTTTAACTTTACAATTGCGCCTAAGTTACTTAGCACCGCCATCACCATCGCATGTGCATTTTGGCTACAAAGTTACTGGGCACTGATTATAGGTATGTTCGCCAAAACGGTTATTAGTGTATTGCTGTCATATTATATGAGTAAATTCAGGCCGCACTTCTCACTTCATTCTTGGCGTCAAACCGTTGGTTTTTCTAAGTGGCTACTATTAAGTAATGTGTTGTTATTTATAAATAACAAATTTCAGGATTTTCTTATTGGTAAAGTGCAAGGGCCGTCCGCACTTGGCTATTTTAATATTGGTAACGAGCTAGCCAATTTACCCACGACTGAACTGATTGCGCCTGTTAATCGTGCCACTTACCCGGGGTATGCTAAAACAGGTGGTGATGTTAATGCCCTTCAACAGCTGTACTTAGATGTACTTTCCAGCATTTCAATTTTGGCATTCCCAATTAGTATTGGCTTATTTTGTTTAGCTAATTTTGCCGTGCCTGTTTTGCTAGGCGACAAATGGACGCCTGCCATTATCATCGTTGAAATTATCGCACTTGCCAGTTTACCTAACTCACTGACAACCAATAATGCCTATGTTTACACCGCATTAGGCAAACCCAAAATTACTACCTATCTCTTTATGGTGAGATTAGCGATTTTAGTGCCTGCATTAATTTATTCCGTCGAACATTATGGTATTGAAGGTGCTGCCTATAGCATTTTAGCGGTTAGTTTGTTTATGTATCCATGTAGTATTGCTGCAGTGTCAAAGCAATTACAATTACCATTTTGGCAAATTATGAAAGTTAAACTGTCTCCTTTTCTAGCAGGGCTTTTAATGTTTATTGTACTTGCTACACTTGAAGCACAATTACCACTTTCTGATTATCACCCATTAATTGTGATGCCTATTTTAGTTGCGATTGGCGGCTTAGTGTATATCAGTGTATTGCTGGGCATGTGGCTATTAAATGGCAAGCCGAATAATAGTATGGAAAAAAAGTGTGTGGATGTTATTTGCCGTAAATTAAAGCTAGTGAACTCGTAA
- a CDS encoding putative O-glycosylation ligase, exosortase A system-associated, protein MDLRSLFIFGIIAYFSAKGFKHPHIGLMLMVWVGYMNPHRLVPWGIIYSAPVAFWAFLVTVVGYAISKEKFKLPPQKIIPVLFVFWLWCGICTIFAFNPESAQREYIRFTKILLATFMALLLLQKKERINLLVWVMSLSIAFYGIKGGLFALATGGQFRVWGPPDSFIEGNNELALALLSAFPLLYYLRGQVENKWLKRAFLLAMVLCLISVVSSYSRGAFLAMGVTSIFLWYKSKHKLALAMLGFVLVLAAVPFIPEHWFNRMNTIQTYEEDASAMGRINAWTLAFNISKAHITSGGFNHWGPITFALYAPVPDKIHDAHSIYFEVLGEQGFIGLFLFLTCLLMTWLLCNKTIKLSQVYEEHAWCGNLCKMLQVSLIAYMSGGAFLGLAYWDWPYHIMALAILTNHYINKELEKGPPSSSGQDVENAQEPKPTLDTTHLIKRR, encoded by the coding sequence ATGGATCTTCGTAGTTTATTTATCTTTGGGATTATTGCTTATTTCTCAGCAAAGGGATTTAAGCACCCGCATATTGGTTTAATGCTAATGGTATGGGTTGGTTACATGAACCCTCATCGTTTAGTGCCTTGGGGGATTATTTACAGTGCGCCCGTCGCATTTTGGGCATTCTTGGTAACCGTTGTTGGTTATGCTATTTCCAAAGAAAAGTTTAAACTCCCCCCTCAAAAAATCATCCCTGTCTTATTTGTTTTTTGGCTCTGGTGCGGTATTTGTACCATTTTTGCATTCAACCCTGAATCTGCTCAACGTGAGTACATTCGCTTTACGAAAATCCTTCTGGCGACCTTTATGGCGCTACTTTTATTGCAAAAGAAAGAGCGCATTAATTTACTTGTTTGGGTAATGTCACTTTCTATCGCCTTCTACGGCATTAAAGGTGGCCTTTTTGCATTAGCCACTGGCGGTCAATTTCGTGTGTGGGGGCCACCAGACTCATTCATCGAGGGAAATAATGAGTTAGCGTTAGCGCTACTTTCCGCATTCCCCTTGTTATATTACCTGCGCGGACAAGTGGAAAATAAATGGTTAAAACGAGCATTCTTACTGGCAATGGTACTCTGCTTAATTTCGGTGGTTAGTAGTTATTCCCGCGGTGCATTTTTGGCAATGGGTGTTACATCAATATTCCTCTGGTATAAAAGCAAACATAAACTGGCACTTGCGATGCTTGGCTTTGTTTTAGTGTTAGCAGCGGTTCCGTTCATTCCAGAACATTGGTTTAACCGCATGAATACGATTCAAACGTATGAAGAAGATGCTTCTGCAATGGGACGAATTAATGCTTGGACGTTAGCATTTAACATTTCAAAAGCACATATTACGTCTGGCGGATTTAACCACTGGGGACCAATTACTTTTGCGCTTTACGCACCCGTTCCTGACAAAATACATGATGCGCACAGTATTTACTTTGAAGTACTCGGCGAACAAGGGTTTATAGGCCTGTTTCTCTTCCTAACATGCCTATTAATGACATGGTTGCTCTGTAATAAAACCATCAAACTATCCCAAGTTTATGAAGAGCACGCATGGTGCGGAAATTTATGCAAAATGCTTCAGGTAAGTTTGATCGCCTATATGTCTGGCGGCGCCTTTTTAGGGCTAGCTTATTGGGATTGGCCATACCATATTATGGCGTTAGCAATTCTTACCAATCATTATATAAATAAAGAGCTGGAAAAAGGACCACCTTCATCCAGCGGTCAAGATGTAGAAAACGCTCAAGAGCCTAAGCCTACCTTGGATACTACCCATTTAATTAAGAGAAGATAA
- a CDS encoding glycosyltransferase family 4 protein — MKILYHHRIASKDGQYVHIEEIIRSLRKNGEEVIVVAPSVAENQSFGGDGGWVSKLKAKLPTALYEILELFYSFIAFFKLSKAILKHKPDFIYERYNLYTPAGIWAKKLFRIPLILEVNAPLLEERNKFNSIALPALARWSQRYVWRQADKVLPVTQVLADIVKSYGVLPSRIEVIHNGINRDYFKPKVAKVKEPGDQITIGFVGFVREWHKLENMVNLIANEPDKNLKLLIVGDGPAIPGIRELAKTLGVAERVEITGLVSREEMPAQLQKIDIAIQPSVVPYASPLKMIEYLGTGLAIVAPAQENIKELLEHNTNALLFEPENTEACAEKISEFIAQPDLMQRLSYEANQTIDEKGLLWDKNALKIVNHAKQLCTGTIEQRAS; from the coding sequence ATGAAAATTCTTTATCATCACCGTATTGCCTCTAAAGATGGTCAATACGTACACATCGAAGAGATCATTCGCTCACTAAGAAAAAATGGTGAAGAAGTAATCGTTGTCGCTCCAAGTGTTGCTGAAAACCAATCTTTTGGAGGTGACGGCGGCTGGGTTTCAAAACTTAAAGCTAAGCTACCGACTGCGTTATATGAAATTCTTGAGCTATTTTATAGTTTCATCGCATTCTTTAAGTTAAGTAAAGCAATCTTAAAGCACAAGCCAGACTTCATTTATGAACGTTATAACCTTTATACACCTGCTGGTATCTGGGCGAAAAAGCTATTCCGCATCCCATTAATTTTAGAAGTAAATGCGCCACTGCTTGAAGAGCGAAATAAATTTAATAGCATTGCATTACCTGCATTAGCGCGCTGGTCTCAACGCTATGTATGGCGACAAGCCGATAAAGTACTTCCTGTTACACAAGTGTTGGCTGACATCGTTAAGTCTTATGGCGTATTGCCTAGCCGTATTGAGGTAATACACAACGGGATTAATCGTGATTACTTTAAGCCTAAAGTAGCAAAAGTGAAGGAACCTGGAGATCAAATTACAATTGGTTTTGTCGGGTTTGTTCGTGAATGGCATAAATTGGAAAACATGGTGAACCTAATCGCCAATGAGCCTGACAAAAATTTAAAGCTATTAATTGTGGGTGACGGCCCTGCTATCCCGGGCATCCGCGAACTCGCAAAAACACTTGGAGTTGCCGAACGTGTTGAGATCACAGGTTTAGTGTCTCGGGAAGAAATGCCAGCACAGCTACAAAAAATTGATATTGCTATCCAACCTTCAGTGGTGCCGTATGCATCGCCACTAAAAATGATTGAATATTTAGGAACAGGGTTAGCTATTGTTGCGCCAGCGCAAGAAAATATTAAAGAGCTGCTTGAGCACAACACAAATGCATTATTGTTTGAACCAGAAAATACCGAAGCATGTGCAGAAAAAATTAGCGAATTTATTGCACAGCCCGATTTAATGCAGCGTTTATCCTATGAAGCTAATCAAACTATTGATGAGAAAGGCTTACTTTGGGATAAAAACGCTTTAAAAATAGTAAACCATGCAAAGCAGTTATGTACTGGCACCATTGAACAGCGTGCAAGTTAA
- a CDS encoding sulfotransferase: protein MIALLGMPRSGTTWVAKAIDSHPKTYYLHEPDSIRRLNVPQIVNSDEAIHYQSELQTFLNNIESVNSLKVKGRLPYFPKQYLNSFQLNFNRMSTFAAKSLGRVSAKFTDTAPMLFKPKNHVTFWKSIESMGRVAALAKAKPDLKIVMLVRHPCAVINSEIKGEASNKFSSHTHIYENWGLFEKILGADIAKEHELTIDKIKAMEPVERLAWRWLIYYKQLEKSSELENCKMFHYEELCNDPLNNFTEVFNFLGLPYDEQVKAYLHESTSSHSESYYSTSKDPKKAAHSWKQKLSADDIEKIHRIVGPYIEKEFWEL from the coding sequence ATGATAGCATTACTAGGCATGCCAAGATCAGGAACCACTTGGGTTGCTAAGGCCATTGATAGTCACCCTAAAACCTATTATCTGCACGAGCCAGACAGTATTAGGCGACTAAATGTGCCACAGATCGTCAATAGTGATGAGGCCATTCATTATCAGTCTGAATTACAAACATTTCTTAATAACATTGAAAGCGTAAATAGCCTAAAAGTAAAAGGCCGTTTACCCTACTTTCCTAAGCAATATTTAAATTCGTTTCAATTGAACTTTAACCGCATGTCAACTTTTGCAGCTAAGTCGCTTGGTCGTGTATCAGCTAAATTCACAGATACCGCCCCTATGCTATTTAAGCCGAAAAATCATGTGACTTTTTGGAAATCGATCGAATCGATGGGCCGTGTAGCCGCGCTTGCTAAAGCTAAACCCGATTTAAAAATAGTCATGCTGGTTCGTCACCCGTGTGCAGTCATTAACTCAGAGATCAAAGGTGAAGCAAGTAATAAGTTCTCTTCACATACTCATATCTATGAAAACTGGGGCTTATTTGAAAAGATTTTGGGTGCCGACATAGCCAAAGAACATGAATTAACTATTGATAAAATAAAAGCGATGGAACCTGTCGAGCGCTTAGCTTGGCGCTGGCTAATTTATTACAAGCAATTAGAAAAAAGCAGTGAATTGGAAAATTGTAAAATGTTCCATTATGAAGAACTGTGTAATGACCCACTAAATAACTTTACCGAAGTGTTTAACTTTTTAGGCTTACCTTATGATGAACAGGTAAAAGCGTATTTACACGAGTCTACGTCTTCACACTCAGAAAGCTATTATTCAACCTCAAAAGATCCTAAAAAGGCAGCACATAGTTGGAAACAAAAGCTATCAGCTGATGATATCGAAAAAATCCATCGTATTGTTGGCCCATATATTGAGAAGGAGTTCTGGGAACTATGA
- a CDS encoding glycosyltransferase family 4 protein: MKILTITTLFPNNEEPKHGVFIRNRLRHLLDDCPDVQAKVIAPVPWFPIKLKRGPFAEYAKYVDVKAHEKVNGIDVYHPRYLVIPKIGMYITPLFLFISILLACRKIKRQGYDFELIDSHYFFPDGVATALAAKILNVPLVITARGTDIHTIPADPIAKRMIRWAANSATAVFTVCDALKNQLFTIAPVKNKTHTVRNGVNLTFFTPLSEAERQSAKQTFNVANEHPTLIASVGRLIELKGHQLIIEAMKALPECTLLIAGDGPEHLKLQQLIDAENLQHRVKLLGALSQDELKTLYQAADALVLASSKEGWANVLLEAMACGTPVVATNLWGTPEVVAHEDAGMLVDRTVPALTGGIKALLNKNIDRTLTRKYAEQFDWLSTSQKQHDVFSMLINANQGTDNLEIE; the protein is encoded by the coding sequence ATGAAAATACTCACAATCACAACGCTGTTCCCTAATAATGAAGAACCTAAACATGGGGTCTTCATTCGAAACAGGCTTCGTCATTTATTGGACGACTGCCCCGATGTTCAGGCTAAAGTAATTGCGCCTGTACCGTGGTTTCCAATAAAGTTAAAACGAGGCCCTTTTGCTGAATATGCAAAGTATGTAGATGTAAAAGCGCACGAAAAAGTGAATGGCATTGATGTATATCACCCTAGATATTTAGTGATCCCTAAAATTGGTATGTACATTACGCCACTATTTTTATTTATTTCAATCTTGCTGGCTTGTCGTAAAATTAAACGCCAAGGCTATGATTTTGAATTAATCGATAGTCATTACTTTTTTCCTGACGGCGTTGCCACTGCTTTAGCTGCCAAAATACTGAATGTACCACTTGTGATCACGGCAAGGGGCACTGATATTCATACCATTCCTGCTGATCCTATCGCTAAACGCATGATCCGCTGGGCTGCCAACAGCGCGACCGCTGTGTTTACTGTATGCGATGCACTAAAAAACCAACTATTTACTATCGCGCCCGTAAAGAACAAAACGCATACGGTTCGAAATGGTGTAAATCTAACGTTTTTTACACCACTTAGCGAAGCTGAGCGCCAATCTGCAAAACAAACATTTAATGTTGCAAACGAACACCCAACCCTAATTGCAAGTGTTGGTAGGCTTATTGAGCTAAAAGGACATCAGCTCATAATCGAGGCAATGAAAGCACTACCAGAGTGCACCTTACTCATTGCTGGTGACGGCCCTGAGCATTTAAAATTACAGCAACTAATAGACGCAGAAAACTTACAACACAGAGTGAAACTATTGGGAGCTTTATCCCAAGATGAATTGAAAACGCTTTATCAAGCAGCCGACGCACTCGTATTAGCGTCCAGTAAAGAAGGTTGGGCAAACGTATTACTTGAAGCAATGGCATGCGGTACTCCTGTCGTTGCTACAAATTTATGGGGTACCCCAGAAGTTGTCGCCCATGAAGATGCCGGAATGTTAGTTGATCGAACCGTTCCTGCACTTACTGGTGGCATCAAAGCGTTACTCAACAAGAACATTGATAGAACCTTAACACGCAAGTATGCAGAACAGTTTGATTGGTTAAGCACATCACAAAAACAACATGACGTTTTTTCGATGTTAATTAACGCCAATCAAGGTACAGATAATCTGGAGATAGAATAA
- a CDS encoding XrtA/PEP-CTERM system amidotransferase, which translates to MCGIAGIFDTQNQAPIETSVLEKMNGSQFHRGPDEGSTFIEGPIGFAHRRLSIIDVSSGQQPLINAQRSAAIVFNGEIYNFMEIREELINAGFTFTTHSDTEVILQAWAAWGKECVTKLRGMFAFAIWDFAQHTLFIARDRLGIKPLYYAQLANGQFIFGSELKVLEQHPLLDRQIDPLAVEDYFSFGYIPEPRTIYKQVHKLEPGFHLTIKAGEYQPQLQQYWQASFAEQLTQSSDDIQEELIHRLKEAVDIRLISEVPLGAFLSGGVDSSAIVALMSEIQGDKPVNTCSIGFDVKNYNETEFADMVVDRYKTNHQVEIVGSNDFDLIDKLANMYDEPFADSSAIPTYRVCEVAKKRVTVCLSGDGGDELFAGYRRHKWHMLEEKVRGYVPKAIRSPLFNLLGNYYPKMDWAPKFLRAKSTFQALQREALEAYMHTISLIPEARRNALYSDSFKKELAGYNSLNVFKRHADNFDSEDPLALIQFLDMKTYLPGDILTKVDRASMAHSLEVRVPILDHKFLEWANKIPSHHKLHGSNGKAIFKSSLESHLPHDVLYRDKMGFGVPISNWFRGPLKDKLRQRVLNGKLMDTGIFDPATLTNMVNGHINGTQENGQMLWAMMMFESFLERAK; encoded by the coding sequence ATGTGTGGTATCGCTGGTATCTTTGATACACAAAACCAAGCACCAATTGAAACATCAGTACTAGAAAAAATGAATGGCTCTCAATTCCATCGAGGGCCAGATGAAGGCAGTACATTTATTGAAGGGCCAATAGGCTTTGCTCACAGACGACTTTCAATCATTGATGTGTCTAGTGGCCAGCAGCCACTCATTAATGCACAACGCTCTGCCGCTATTGTTTTTAATGGCGAAATTTATAACTTCATGGAAATTCGTGAAGAGCTGATTAATGCCGGCTTTACCTTTACTACTCATTCTGATACTGAAGTTATTTTGCAGGCTTGGGCGGCTTGGGGCAAAGAATGCGTTACTAAACTAAGAGGCATGTTTGCGTTTGCCATTTGGGATTTTGCGCAACACACACTTTTTATCGCGCGCGATAGACTGGGGATTAAACCACTTTATTATGCTCAACTTGCTAATGGCCAGTTTATTTTTGGTTCTGAACTGAAAGTATTAGAGCAACACCCTCTTTTAGACAGACAAATAGATCCGCTTGCCGTGGAAGACTATTTTTCATTTGGTTATATCCCAGAACCACGTACTATTTACAAACAAGTACATAAGCTAGAGCCAGGGTTTCATTTAACAATCAAAGCAGGTGAATATCAGCCACAGTTGCAACAATATTGGCAAGCCAGTTTTGCCGAGCAATTAACGCAATCTTCTGACGATATTCAAGAAGAGCTTATTCACCGCTTAAAAGAAGCGGTTGATATTCGCTTAATTTCAGAAGTGCCACTGGGAGCCTTCTTATCAGGCGGGGTCGATTCTAGCGCTATAGTTGCTTTAATGTCTGAGATTCAAGGCGACAAGCCTGTTAATACTTGTTCCATCGGTTTTGATGTAAAAAATTACAATGAAACTGAGTTTGCCGACATGGTGGTTGACCGCTACAAAACAAATCATCAAGTAGAAATTGTAGGTTCTAACGACTTCGACTTAATAGATAAACTTGCCAACATGTACGATGAGCCATTCGCTGACAGCTCTGCCATTCCAACATACCGAGTATGTGAAGTTGCTAAAAAGCGCGTAACGGTATGTTTGTCTGGTGATGGTGGTGACGAATTATTTGCTGGCTACCGACGTCATAAATGGCACATGCTAGAAGAAAAAGTACGTGGTTATGTGCCAAAGGCCATTCGCTCTCCACTATTCAATTTGCTAGGTAACTATTACCCTAAAATGGATTGGGCACCAAAGTTCCTTCGCGCAAAGTCAACTTTCCAAGCTTTGCAGCGTGAAGCACTAGAAGCGTATATGCACACTATTTCTTTGATACCAGAAGCAAGAAGAAATGCACTTTATTCTGACTCGTTTAAAAAAGAATTAGCCGGCTATAACTCATTAAATGTATTCAAACGGCATGCCGATAACTTTGATAGCGAAGACCCGCTTGCGCTTATTCAGTTTCTCGATATGAAAACCTACTTACCGGGCGACATTTTAACCAAAGTTGACCGTGCCAGTATGGCGCACAGCCTAGAGGTGCGAGTTCCGATTCTAGATCATAAATTCCTTGAGTGGGCGAATAAAATTCCAAGCCATCACAAACTACATGGCAGTAACGGTAAGGCCATTTTTAAATCTTCATTAGAATCGCATTTGCCTCATGATGTGCTTTATCGCGATAAAATGGGCTTTGGGGTGCCGATATCGAACTGGTTTAGAGGCCCGCTAAAAGATAAATTAAGGCAACGCGTGTTAAACGGTAAATTAATGGATACGGGCATTTTTGATCCTGCAACGTTAACAAATATGGTTAATGGCCACATCAATGGCACGCAAGAAAACGGCCAAATGTTATGGGCAATGATGATGTTTGAGTCGTTTTTAGAGCGAGCGAAATAA
- a CDS encoding TIGR03088 family PEP-CTERM/XrtA system glycosyltransferase: MTKAKPINIVHIIHRFDTGGLENGVVNLINHLPESEYRHSIVTLIGYNEDFCKRIKNNNVSFYNLEKKSGNDFAMFFRLRKLLKKIKPDILHTRNTASLECQFVGWLSRVPFRIHGEHGWDMNDLHGTNKKYQWLRKIMSLFIHRYVALSSEAVDYLTDTIGITKKRIQHICNGVNLEKFSVKNTAYAKTGTADTTCAVPNVSHSIRANGKLRFATVGRLESVKNQQLLVEAYIQLLQQQPTLADLTELVIVGDGSQRLQLEAIAAKSHCQSNVIFLGNRSDVPALMQTFDVFILPSLAEGISNTILEAMACGLPIIATDVGGNADLVKHQYNGDIIPSNIPSALTASMLKYALSDDLVIEHGLASRQRAEEHFSIQVMTAAYNKLYRQSAC; encoded by the coding sequence ATGACGAAAGCTAAACCAATCAATATCGTACATATCATCCACAGGTTTGATACAGGTGGGTTAGAAAACGGCGTGGTTAATTTAATTAACCATTTACCTGAAAGTGAGTATCGTCACAGCATAGTAACGCTTATTGGCTACAATGAAGACTTCTGTAAACGCATTAAAAACAACAATGTTAGCTTTTATAATTTAGAAAAAAAATCAGGTAATGACTTTGCAATGTTTTTTAGGCTGAGAAAGCTACTAAAAAAAATAAAACCTGATATTTTGCATACACGCAACACCGCTTCACTAGAATGCCAATTTGTTGGTTGGTTATCTCGGGTGCCGTTTCGTATCCACGGAGAGCATGGCTGGGATATGAATGACTTACATGGCACTAATAAAAAGTATCAGTGGTTAAGAAAAATAATGAGTTTATTTATCCATCGGTATGTAGCACTTTCTTCTGAAGCAGTTGATTATCTCACTGACACTATTGGCATCACGAAAAAGCGTATTCAACATATCTGTAATGGCGTAAATTTAGAAAAGTTTTCTGTAAAGAATACTGCATATGCAAAAACAGGGACTGCCGACACAACTTGCGCTGTACCAAACGTATCTCATTCGATACGAGCAAATGGCAAACTGCGCTTTGCGACTGTCGGGCGACTTGAGTCAGTAAAAAACCAGCAGTTGCTGGTAGAAGCATATATTCAATTATTACAGCAACAGCCAACATTAGCTGACTTAACAGAATTGGTTATTGTGGGAGACGGTAGCCAACGCCTTCAGCTTGAAGCCATTGCCGCGAAAAGTCACTGCCAAAGCAACGTCATTTTTTTAGGCAACCGCAGTGACGTCCCTGCTTTAATGCAAACGTTTGATGTTTTTATCCTACCTTCGCTAGCAGAAGGTATTTCTAACACCATTTTAGAAGCCATGGCATGTGGATTACCAATTATCGCCACTGATGTCGGCGGAAATGCAGATTTAGTAAAACACCAGTATAACGGTGACATAATACCGTCTAATATCCCTAGCGCTTTAACCGCTAGCATGCTCAAATATGCACTATCAGATGATCTTGTTATTGAACATGGTTTAGCCAGTCGACAACGAGCTGAAGAGCACTTCAGCATTCAGGTTATGACGGCAGCATACAATAAATTATATCGCCAAAGCGCGTGCTAA